Proteins co-encoded in one Montipora capricornis isolate CH-2021 chromosome 12, ASM3666992v2, whole genome shotgun sequence genomic window:
- the LOC138026895 gene encoding ribosomal RNA processing protein 36 homolog, with protein sequence MDRRDSFKSASNTTKSDASFNDFDHEEVNIGHLREELSEIPFCELEELKQKVGCKRYNKVIHGLFDKEGRTSRVKKRENKNTPTEMSSKKKVPRLRQVIPVKKRVSRDPRFDELSGTFNQEKFDEAYSFLDDIKANEREQLKKELRKTKQLDRKHQLQSLLKRMEQQEAAKKAADAKREAERQRKKAEMELVKQGKRPFYLKKSDKKKLELAERYKELKSSGKLEKYLKRKGKKMASKERKRMPHRRGLET encoded by the exons ATGGATCGAAGAGATTCATTTAAGTCCGCTTCAAACACCACTAAGAGCGATGCAAGCTTTAACGACTTTGACCACGAAGAAGTTAATATT GGTCATCTGAGAGAAG AACTATCAGAAATTCCTTTCTGTGAACTGGAGgaacttaaacaaaaagttggATGCAAAAG ATACAACAAGGTGATTCATGGCCTCTTTGATAAGGAAGGAAGGACTTCAAGGGTCAAaaagagggaaaacaaaaatac ACCCACAGAAATGTCATCCAAGAAGAAAGTGCCTCGACTCAGACAGGTCATCCCAGTTAAAAAACGA GTATCGAGAGACCCCAGATTTGATGAGCTCTCAGGAACATTCAACCAGGAAAAGTTTGACGAAGCGTATTCATTTTTAGATGACATAAAAGCAAACGAGAGAGAG CAATTGAAAAAAGAGTTGAGGAAAACCAAGCAACTGGACCGAAAACATCAATTGCAATCGCTGCTGAAAAGAATG GAACAACAAGAAGCAGCTAAGAAAGCAGCAGACGCCAAGAGGGAAGCAGAGCGACAGAGAAAGAAAGCTGAAATGGAACTGGTGAAGCAAGGCAAAAGACCattttacttgaaaaaat CTGATAAAAAGAAGTTGGAATTGGCCGAGAGGTACAAGGAATTGAAGTCGTCTGGAAAACTGGAAAAATATCTCAaaagaaaaggcaagaaaatggCGAgtaaagagagaaagagaatgcCCCACCGAAGAGGTTTGGAAACGTGA